In a genomic window of Lycium ferocissimum isolate CSIRO_LF1 chromosome 9, AGI_CSIRO_Lferr_CH_V1, whole genome shotgun sequence:
- the LOC132031219 gene encoding uncharacterized protein LOC132031219 isoform X3, which translates to MVLSLTILPSLTKLPSFNSTSSFSILHSHSLNSTLILNSILLFYQFNSFSYLSPSLCLSLHYSLCNLTGILILETLSSSFPVVAQIFFAFSFLWLIKALLLVIMANLEAQRLLEHVIIDYMCKRGFHQTGEVFLREIFANQNPDAIKSLDEAFLQAWWGKFYEAYSSRFPDFPVLAAECFDKVAETVENVVANNGPANQFYSSDHTGVNISNVMPVMPSPQLMVSSPLMESSSPDPMDAMISDLMSREIPSDLQSEMNEMYGMLPFASNVGYQMPTVPPEWNARDDRPDINLGGPAQMELNNHAAANALPASPELSDAGYNGSLQQGWPSVILGDTNQRIPENLTADQQIIAPRGGIVRSSGKQPAEQSRKRKTPMSSRESASILKRFVTFTQRASSYIATLIRSCVGLGR; encoded by the exons ATGGTACTATCACTTACTATACTTCCTTCCCTTACAAAGCTTCCATCTTTCAATTCCACCTCCTCATTCTCAATTCTACACTCTCATTCTCTCAATTCAACTCTCATTCTCAATTCTATACTCTTATTCTatcaattcaactctttttcctatctctctccctcgctttGTCTCTCTCTGCATTATTCTTTGTGTAATCTAACTGGAATTTTGATTCTTGAGactctttcttcatctttcccAGTTGTCGCTCAAATCTTCTTTGCCTTCTCTTTTCTGTGGTTAATTAAGGCTTTGCTTTTGGTGATCATGGCCAATTTGGAGGCTCAACGCTT GCTTGAACATGTCATTATCGATTACATGTGTAAAAGAGGTTTCCATCAGACTGGTGAGGTATTCTTACGCGAAATCTTTGCTAATCAAAATCCAGACG CTATCAAGTCTCTTGATGAAGCATTTCTGCAAGCATGGTGGGGTAAATTTTATGAAGCATACAGCTCTAGGTTCCCTGACTTTCCTGTATTGGCTGCCGAATGCTTTGATAAG GTCGCAGAGACTGTGGAAAACGTTGTGGCTAATAACGGTCCAGCAAATCAATTCTATTCTTCTGATCATACGGGAGTAAACATCTCTAATGTGATGCCCGTGATGCCATCACCTCAATTGATGGTATCCTCTCCTTTGATGGAATCCAGCAGTCCTGATCCTATGGACGCTATGATTTCAGATTTGATGTCAAGAGAAATACCATCAGACTTACAGTCAGAGATGAATGAAATGTATGGCATGCTTCCATTTGCAAGCAATGTTGG CTATCAAATGCCAACTGTTCCTCCAGAGTGGAATGCAAGA GATGACAGACCTGACATAAACTTGGGAGGACCTGCGCAAATGGAATTAAATAATCATGCCGCTGCAAATGCTTTGCCTGCTTCACCAGAACTTTCTGATGCAG GGTACAACGGATCTCTCCAACAAGGATGGCCATCTGTT ATTCTTGGTGATACAAATCAAAGAATCCCGGAGAATTTAACAGCTGACCAGCAAATAATAGCTCCTAGAGGAGGAATTGTTAGAAGTTCTGGAAAGCAACCTGCAGAGCAGAGCAGAAAGAGGAAAACTCCAATGAGTTCTCGGGAATCG
- the LOC132031219 gene encoding uncharacterized protein LOC132031219 isoform X1 — translation MVLSLTILPSLTKLPSFNSTSSFSILHSHSLNSTLILNSILLFYQFNSFSYLSPSLCLSLHYSLCNLTGILILETLSSSFPVVAQIFFAFSFLWLIKALLLVIMANLEAQRLLEHVIIDYMCKRGFHQTGEVFLREIFANQNPDAIKSLDEAFLQAWWGKFYEAYSSRFPDFPVLAAECFDKVAETVENVVANNGPANQFYSSDHTGVNISNVMPVMPSPQLMVSSPLMESSSPDPMDAMISDLMSREIPSDLQSEMNEMYGMLPFASNVGYQMPTVPPEWNARDDRPDINLGGPAQMELNNHAAANALPASPELSDAGYNGSLQQGWPSVDNVANQTLDMLKHPAPASSGEFFQLLTQADLSVNILGDTNQRIPENLTADQQIIAPRGGIVRSSGKQPAEQSRKRKTPMSSRESASILKRFVTFTQRASSYIATLIRSCVGLGR, via the exons ATGGTACTATCACTTACTATACTTCCTTCCCTTACAAAGCTTCCATCTTTCAATTCCACCTCCTCATTCTCAATTCTACACTCTCATTCTCTCAATTCAACTCTCATTCTCAATTCTATACTCTTATTCTatcaattcaactctttttcctatctctctccctcgctttGTCTCTCTCTGCATTATTCTTTGTGTAATCTAACTGGAATTTTGATTCTTGAGactctttcttcatctttcccAGTTGTCGCTCAAATCTTCTTTGCCTTCTCTTTTCTGTGGTTAATTAAGGCTTTGCTTTTGGTGATCATGGCCAATTTGGAGGCTCAACGCTT GCTTGAACATGTCATTATCGATTACATGTGTAAAAGAGGTTTCCATCAGACTGGTGAGGTATTCTTACGCGAAATCTTTGCTAATCAAAATCCAGACG CTATCAAGTCTCTTGATGAAGCATTTCTGCAAGCATGGTGGGGTAAATTTTATGAAGCATACAGCTCTAGGTTCCCTGACTTTCCTGTATTGGCTGCCGAATGCTTTGATAAG GTCGCAGAGACTGTGGAAAACGTTGTGGCTAATAACGGTCCAGCAAATCAATTCTATTCTTCTGATCATACGGGAGTAAACATCTCTAATGTGATGCCCGTGATGCCATCACCTCAATTGATGGTATCCTCTCCTTTGATGGAATCCAGCAGTCCTGATCCTATGGACGCTATGATTTCAGATTTGATGTCAAGAGAAATACCATCAGACTTACAGTCAGAGATGAATGAAATGTATGGCATGCTTCCATTTGCAAGCAATGTTGG CTATCAAATGCCAACTGTTCCTCCAGAGTGGAATGCAAGA GATGACAGACCTGACATAAACTTGGGAGGACCTGCGCAAATGGAATTAAATAATCATGCCGCTGCAAATGCTTTGCCTGCTTCACCAGAACTTTCTGATGCAG GGTACAACGGATCTCTCCAACAAGGATGGCCATCTGTT GATAATGTAGCAAATCAAACATTAGATATGCTCAAACACCCTGCCCCTGCAAGTTCTGGTGAATTCTTTCAATTGCTCACTCAAGCTGACTTGAGTGTAAAT ATTCTTGGTGATACAAATCAAAGAATCCCGGAGAATTTAACAGCTGACCAGCAAATAATAGCTCCTAGAGGAGGAATTGTTAGAAGTTCTGGAAAGCAACCTGCAGAGCAGAGCAGAAAGAGGAAAACTCCAATGAGTTCTCGGGAATCG
- the LOC132031219 gene encoding uncharacterized protein LOC132031219 isoform X2 — translation MVLSLTILPSLTKLPSFNSTSSFSILHSHSLNSTLILNSILLFYQFNSFSYLSPSLCLSLHYSLCNLTGILILETLSSSFPVVAQIFFAFSFLWLIKALLLVIMANLEAQRLLEHVIIDYMCKRGFHQTGEVFLREIFANQNPDAIKSLDEAFLQAWWGKFYEAYSSRFPDFPVLAAECFDKVAETVENVVANNGPANQFYSSDHTGVNISNVMPVMPSPQLMVSSPLMESSSPDPMDAMISDLMSREIPSDLQSEMNEMYGMLPFASNVGYQMPTVPPEWNARDDRPDINLGGPAQMELNNHAAANALPASPELSDAGYNGSLQQGWPSVDNVANQTLDMLKHPAPASSGEFFQLLTQADLSVNILGDTNQRIPENLTADQQIIAPRGGIVRSSGKQPAEQSRKRKTPMSSRESVEKEIATDAGFAASARTQAKRKAR, via the exons ATGGTACTATCACTTACTATACTTCCTTCCCTTACAAAGCTTCCATCTTTCAATTCCACCTCCTCATTCTCAATTCTACACTCTCATTCTCTCAATTCAACTCTCATTCTCAATTCTATACTCTTATTCTatcaattcaactctttttcctatctctctccctcgctttGTCTCTCTCTGCATTATTCTTTGTGTAATCTAACTGGAATTTTGATTCTTGAGactctttcttcatctttcccAGTTGTCGCTCAAATCTTCTTTGCCTTCTCTTTTCTGTGGTTAATTAAGGCTTTGCTTTTGGTGATCATGGCCAATTTGGAGGCTCAACGCTT GCTTGAACATGTCATTATCGATTACATGTGTAAAAGAGGTTTCCATCAGACTGGTGAGGTATTCTTACGCGAAATCTTTGCTAATCAAAATCCAGACG CTATCAAGTCTCTTGATGAAGCATTTCTGCAAGCATGGTGGGGTAAATTTTATGAAGCATACAGCTCTAGGTTCCCTGACTTTCCTGTATTGGCTGCCGAATGCTTTGATAAG GTCGCAGAGACTGTGGAAAACGTTGTGGCTAATAACGGTCCAGCAAATCAATTCTATTCTTCTGATCATACGGGAGTAAACATCTCTAATGTGATGCCCGTGATGCCATCACCTCAATTGATGGTATCCTCTCCTTTGATGGAATCCAGCAGTCCTGATCCTATGGACGCTATGATTTCAGATTTGATGTCAAGAGAAATACCATCAGACTTACAGTCAGAGATGAATGAAATGTATGGCATGCTTCCATTTGCAAGCAATGTTGG CTATCAAATGCCAACTGTTCCTCCAGAGTGGAATGCAAGA GATGACAGACCTGACATAAACTTGGGAGGACCTGCGCAAATGGAATTAAATAATCATGCCGCTGCAAATGCTTTGCCTGCTTCACCAGAACTTTCTGATGCAG GGTACAACGGATCTCTCCAACAAGGATGGCCATCTGTT GATAATGTAGCAAATCAAACATTAGATATGCTCAAACACCCTGCCCCTGCAAGTTCTGGTGAATTCTTTCAATTGCTCACTCAAGCTGACTTGAGTGTAAAT ATTCTTGGTGATACAAATCAAAGAATCCCGGAGAATTTAACAGCTGACCAGCAAATAATAGCTCCTAGAGGAGGAATTGTTAGAAGTTCTGGAAAGCAACCTGCAGAGCAGAGCAGAAAGAGGAAAACTCCAATGAGTTCTCGGGAATCG